From one Streptomyces chromofuscus genomic stretch:
- a CDS encoding polysaccharide deacetylase family protein encodes MTHFTKKRNRLLIVLVVAVLVAGVIAVKSTFKDTLSPRAVREEAAAKAKVAPGQVDCSTEKCIALTFDGNPGEPTDRLLDLLKQYNAPSTFFLEGRRINRHPDVVRRIADEGHEIGNHTWSHPRLTDVSDQQIRDEIMRTERAISDITGKKSTLMRPPQGRTDDRVSDMMRDLGLAQILWTVTAKDYQTTDSALITERVLDGAGRDGIILLHPLHGGTVPAMPAILRELTAQGYTFVTVSQLLHPATAQPGETYR; translated from the coding sequence ATGACGCACTTCACGAAGAAGCGAAATCGCCTGCTCATAGTCCTGGTCGTGGCCGTGTTGGTGGCTGGAGTCATCGCCGTCAAGTCGACCTTCAAGGACACTCTTTCCCCGCGAGCCGTACGCGAAGAGGCTGCCGCGAAGGCCAAGGTTGCCCCGGGGCAGGTTGACTGCAGCACCGAGAAATGCATCGCGCTCACATTCGACGGCAACCCCGGCGAGCCGACCGACCGACTCCTGGACCTCCTGAAACAGTACAACGCGCCGTCCACGTTCTTCCTGGAAGGCAGGCGCATAAACAGGCATCCGGACGTGGTACGGCGAATCGCGGACGAGGGGCATGAGATCGGAAATCACACCTGGAGCCACCCGCGACTGACCGACGTCTCCGACCAGCAGATCCGGGACGAGATCATGCGGACCGAACGCGCCATCTCTGACATAACGGGAAAAAAGTCCACTCTCATGCGGCCGCCTCAGGGCCGAACCGACGACCGGGTCTCCGACATGATGCGGGACTTGGGACTGGCGCAAATCCTGTGGACGGTCACTGCGAAGGATTACCAGACGACCGACTCGGCGCTCATCACCGAACGTGTCCTCGACGGCGCCGGTCGCGACGGAATCATACTGCTCCACCCGCTGCACGGAGGCACCGTGCCCGCAATGCCCGCCATCTTGAGAGAACTCACCGCTCAGGGCTACACGTTCGTCACGGTCTCCCAGCTCCTCCACCCGGCCACCGCCCAACCCGGAGAGACGTACCGCTGA
- a CDS encoding RrF2 family transcriptional regulator has product MRTGKGVEWAMHTLLNLAWLGGGEPVPTAQLAAGHDLSPSYLNKQLQQLVKAGLLESVPGARGGFRLARPLEAVSLLDVVVAVEGDEPLFTCAEIRRCGTIGERCPNAAFTRPCAVRTAMGRAETAWRKALAEQSLADVQASSDAHSADMATRVRQAFGVD; this is encoded by the coding sequence ATGCGAACCGGCAAAGGTGTCGAATGGGCGATGCACACGCTGCTCAACCTGGCATGGCTCGGTGGCGGCGAGCCCGTGCCGACGGCACAGCTGGCTGCCGGTCACGACCTGTCGCCCTCCTACTTGAACAAGCAGCTACAACAGCTCGTCAAGGCCGGTTTGCTGGAGTCCGTGCCCGGCGCACGGGGCGGCTTCCGGCTGGCCAGACCCTTGGAGGCCGTGTCATTGCTGGACGTGGTCGTCGCCGTCGAGGGTGACGAGCCCCTCTTCACCTGCGCCGAGATCCGTCGCTGCGGCACGATCGGCGAGCGATGCCCGAACGCCGCCTTTACCCGGCCGTGCGCGGTGAGGACCGCCATGGGGCGAGCCGAGACGGCCTGGCGGAAGGCGCTGGCCGAGCAGAGTCTCGCCGACGTCCAAGCTTCGAGCGACGCGCACAGCGCCGACATGGCGACACGGGTGCGCCAGGCCTTCGGGGTCGACTGA
- a CDS encoding NAD(P)/FAD-dependent oxidoreductase: protein MKNILVIGGGFAGVWSAAAAVRAARAHGVPQSELQVTVVSSGDDLVIRPRLYESDPENKRVALDRVLGPIGVRRIAATVTGIDTGTRTVDAVDRSGRTTVLSYDRLVLASGSQVVRPTIPGAQWIFDVDTLDAATALDHHVRRLPQRASTPGRFTAVVIGAGFTGLEVATELTGRLRDLAGDAADVRVVLVERADVLGPELGEGPRPHISSALSETGVEVRLGKTVERVTETEVELSDGELIPASTVIWTAGMAASPLTQYIPAERDRNGRLRVDEFLRVRGVPEVFASGDTAAAAADEGQTVMQSCQHAIPLGKFAGHNVAADVLGLELAPFTPNPYVTCLDLGSAGAVVTTGWDRIVEKTGDRGKALKQQINAEWIYPPVDDAAAILELADHGDSWSMEEVSG, encoded by the coding sequence ATGAAAAATATCCTGGTTATTGGCGGCGGGTTCGCCGGCGTGTGGTCGGCCGCAGCCGCCGTGCGCGCGGCGCGTGCCCATGGCGTGCCGCAGTCGGAGCTGCAGGTGACGGTGGTCAGCAGCGGCGACGACCTGGTGATCCGTCCGCGGCTTTACGAGTCCGATCCGGAGAACAAGCGCGTGGCGCTGGACCGGGTTCTCGGTCCGATCGGCGTACGGCGGATCGCCGCGACCGTCACCGGCATCGACACCGGCACCCGGACGGTGGACGCGGTCGACCGAAGCGGCCGTACCACCGTGCTGAGCTACGACCGTCTGGTGCTGGCCTCCGGCAGCCAGGTCGTGCGCCCGACGATTCCGGGCGCTCAGTGGATCTTCGACGTGGACACGCTCGATGCCGCCACGGCTCTGGACCACCATGTGCGCCGGCTGCCGCAGCGCGCGTCGACGCCTGGACGCTTCACCGCGGTCGTCATCGGAGCGGGCTTCACCGGCCTCGAGGTGGCCACAGAGCTGACCGGCCGACTGCGGGACCTGGCAGGCGACGCCGCCGATGTCCGGGTCGTCCTGGTGGAACGTGCCGATGTCCTGGGGCCCGAGCTGGGGGAGGGCCCGCGCCCGCACATCAGCTCCGCCCTCAGCGAGACAGGAGTCGAGGTGCGTCTGGGCAAGACGGTCGAACGGGTCACCGAGACTGAGGTGGAGCTCTCCGACGGAGAACTCATCCCTGCGTCCACCGTGATCTGGACGGCCGGCATGGCCGCCAGCCCTCTCACCCAGTACATCCCCGCAGAGCGGGACCGGAACGGGCGACTGCGAGTGGACGAGTTCCTGCGCGTACGGGGAGTGCCCGAGGTGTTCGCGTCCGGTGACACCGCGGCCGCTGCCGCCGACGAGGGGCAGACGGTCATGCAGAGCTGCCAGCACGCCATTCCTCTGGGCAAGTTCGCCGGCCACAACGTGGCCGCCGACGTCCTCGGGCTGGAACTGGCGCCCTTCACCCCGAACCCCTACGTCACGTGTCTGGACCTCGGATCCGCCGGCGCGGTGGTCACCACGGGCTGGGACCGGATCGTGGAGAAGACCGGCGACCGGGGGAAGGCGCTGAAGCAGCAGATCAATGCCGAATGGATCTATCCGCCGGTCGACGACGCCGCCGCGATTCTCGAGCTCGCCGACCATGGCGACAGCTGGTCGATGGAGGAAGTCAGCGGCTGA